In one Pseudarthrobacter sp. NBSH8 genomic region, the following are encoded:
- a CDS encoding transglycosylase domain-containing protein, translated as MVTRKNPIFDTATTLGKIFGFLGVSAICGVLVAGLLVPAAAVSGSAASGSIEFFDTLPAELQVDPPSQSTRILAADGSLIANLYEENRTKVALDQISPFMKNAIIAVEDSRFYEHGGVDTTGILRAVVSTARGNKQGASTITQQYVNNVLNANLAAEGNTADIKLNGVNKGVGDKLREMKLAIALEKEFSKEQILEGYLNIVFFNRDAYGIEAASKFFFSTTAKDLTLPQAALLAGLVNSPSAFDPITNPENAKERRDLVLGLMLNQEKITQADHDAAVATPVEPKVTPSRQGCAYATTAPYFCDYVLHLLLNNPAYGADVKEREQKIFRGGLTITTTLDVNAQNVAQAESDAAAGANPDNWGASIVSVQPNTGKILNMAQNTSFLPTEGKFNQTQNFNVDKLDKDGNDLNGLGGFQPGSTMKPFTFAEWLNEGKSMNTNVNAATRTYPQNFPWKNTCPEPTVGWYDARIPGSFDLQNSDDGYYRNMTVLYGLQNSINTATFASAAQVDLCGIQKIVDAVGIHGGLPVGDNFNPPVKMTTLANLIGSTQTAPLTMASAFATFANDGKYCEPIAITSVSDQTGAQLPAQATSCRDAVKPEVARGVAYAMQKVLDEGSGSLIKPRLSTKTNFPVAAKTGTNDTNGSTWVVGYTTGVATAAWFGDPLGDQLRPGRNLTVNGEFYKAIDGYMIAGPMFSKYMAQVAPAYGTNAFTAPPTNMVNGTPARTTPSTQATAPATAPATEPSAPPTPNPAPSNTEKKN; from the coding sequence ATGGTGACTCGTAAGAACCCCATTTTCGACACGGCCACTACCCTCGGAAAGATCTTTGGCTTCCTTGGTGTGAGCGCTATTTGTGGTGTCCTGGTGGCGGGCCTGCTTGTCCCGGCGGCCGCTGTTTCCGGCAGCGCGGCAAGCGGCTCCATCGAGTTCTTCGATACCCTCCCGGCAGAGCTGCAGGTGGACCCGCCCAGCCAGTCCACCCGGATCCTCGCCGCGGACGGCAGCCTGATCGCGAACCTGTATGAGGAAAACCGGACCAAGGTTGCCCTCGACCAGATCTCGCCTTTTATGAAAAATGCCATCATCGCTGTCGAGGACAGCCGCTTCTACGAGCATGGCGGCGTGGACACCACCGGCATTCTCCGCGCCGTGGTCAGCACAGCCCGTGGCAACAAGCAGGGTGCCTCCACCATCACCCAGCAGTATGTGAACAACGTGCTCAACGCCAACCTCGCCGCCGAGGGAAACACCGCGGACATCAAGCTCAACGGTGTTAACAAGGGCGTCGGAGACAAGCTTCGCGAAATGAAGCTCGCGATCGCCTTGGAGAAGGAATTCTCCAAGGAGCAGATCCTGGAGGGTTACCTCAACATTGTCTTCTTCAACCGTGACGCCTACGGCATCGAGGCCGCGTCCAAATTCTTCTTCAGCACCACGGCCAAGGATCTGACCCTCCCGCAGGCAGCACTCCTTGCAGGCCTTGTGAACAGCCCGTCGGCCTTCGACCCGATCACCAACCCGGAGAACGCCAAGGAGCGTCGCGACCTGGTGCTGGGCCTGATGCTCAACCAGGAAAAGATCACCCAGGCCGACCACGACGCCGCCGTGGCCACACCGGTTGAGCCGAAGGTCACGCCGTCGCGCCAGGGCTGCGCCTACGCCACCACGGCGCCCTATTTCTGCGACTATGTGCTTCACCTGCTGCTGAACAACCCGGCCTACGGTGCGGACGTCAAAGAGCGCGAACAAAAGATCTTCCGCGGCGGCCTGACCATCACCACCACGCTGGACGTCAACGCGCAAAACGTTGCCCAAGCTGAGTCAGACGCGGCCGCCGGCGCCAACCCGGACAACTGGGGCGCGTCCATAGTCTCTGTGCAGCCCAACACCGGCAAGATCCTGAACATGGCGCAGAACACCTCGTTCCTGCCAACTGAGGGCAAGTTCAACCAGACGCAGAACTTCAACGTGGACAAGCTGGACAAGGACGGCAACGACCTCAACGGCCTGGGCGGATTCCAGCCCGGTTCCACCATGAAGCCCTTCACGTTCGCTGAATGGCTGAACGAGGGCAAGTCCATGAACACCAACGTCAACGCCGCCACCCGCACGTACCCGCAGAACTTCCCCTGGAAGAACACCTGCCCGGAACCCACAGTGGGCTGGTACGACGCCAGGATTCCCGGCAGCTTTGACCTGCAGAACTCCGACGACGGCTACTACCGGAACATGACCGTCCTGTACGGCCTGCAGAACTCGATCAACACGGCCACCTTCGCCTCGGCGGCGCAGGTTGACCTCTGCGGCATCCAGAAGATCGTGGATGCGGTCGGAATCCACGGTGGCCTGCCGGTGGGTGACAACTTCAATCCGCCGGTCAAGATGACGACTTTGGCCAACCTGATCGGCTCAACGCAGACGGCCCCGCTGACGATGGCCTCCGCGTTTGCCACATTCGCCAACGACGGCAAGTACTGCGAGCCTATCGCCATCACCTCTGTCTCGGACCAGACTGGCGCGCAGCTCCCGGCCCAGGCCACGAGCTGCCGCGATGCCGTCAAACCGGAGGTCGCCCGGGGCGTGGCATATGCCATGCAGAAGGTCCTTGATGAGGGTTCAGGATCGCTCATCAAGCCGCGGCTCTCCACCAAAACCAACTTCCCGGTGGCTGCCAAGACCGGCACCAATGACACCAACGGCTCCACCTGGGTGGTCGGTTACACCACCGGTGTGGCCACCGCGGCGTGGTTCGGTGACCCGCTGGGTGACCAGCTCCGGCCCGGCCGGAACCTGACGGTCAACGGAGAGTTCTACAAGGCGATCGACGGTTACATGATCGCCGGGCCCATGTTCTCCAAGTACATGGCCCAGGTCGCTCCGGCGTACGGCACCAATGCGTTCACGGCGCCGCCCACCAACATGGTGAACGGAACGCCTGCCCGGACCACTCCGTCAACGCAGGCCACCGCGCCTGCTACGGCCCCGGCCACGGAGCCGTCTGCCCCGCCGACACCGAATCCCGCACCTAGCAATACCGAGAAGAAGAACTAG
- a CDS encoding metallophosphoesterase, with the protein MAVSPALASRVRNIGRGFAVTAGTGAAAGLAAFGYGLWEKNQFVLREETLPILPAGHEPFRVLHLSDIHFVPGQDTKARWLESLASLEPDLVVNTGDNLSHVKAVEPLLKALRPLLEFPGVFVPGSNDYFGPSFKNPASYLLGPSKAKPKPIELDWPRLRSGFGMGGWVDLTNRHQSVVLKRIRFDFSGVDDPHLGRERYAGWPRGTRDQDQNAHLRVAVIHAPYQRVLDHFTQDGADLLLAGHTHGGQLCIPGYGALVANCDLPTWRAKGLNNWESNGRTTPVNVSGGIGTSRFAPIRIACKPEAVLLTLTSPE; encoded by the coding sequence ATGGCAGTCAGCCCAGCATTGGCCAGCCGCGTCCGGAACATCGGACGCGGCTTTGCCGTCACCGCCGGCACGGGCGCTGCGGCGGGTCTCGCAGCCTTCGGATACGGGCTGTGGGAGAAGAACCAGTTCGTCCTGCGCGAGGAGACGCTGCCCATCCTGCCCGCAGGCCACGAGCCCTTCCGCGTCCTGCACCTGAGTGACATCCACTTCGTGCCGGGCCAGGACACCAAGGCACGCTGGCTTGAGTCGCTGGCGTCGCTGGAACCGGACCTGGTGGTCAACACCGGGGACAACCTCAGCCATGTCAAAGCCGTGGAGCCCCTGCTCAAGGCCCTGCGCCCGCTCCTGGAATTTCCCGGCGTTTTCGTCCCCGGGTCCAACGACTACTTCGGTCCGAGCTTCAAAAACCCCGCGTCCTACCTGCTGGGCCCATCCAAAGCCAAGCCCAAACCCATCGAACTGGATTGGCCGCGGCTGCGGTCCGGCTTCGGCATGGGCGGCTGGGTGGATCTCACCAACAGGCACCAATCGGTGGTGTTGAAGCGGATCCGGTTCGACTTTTCCGGTGTGGACGATCCGCACCTTGGCCGGGAACGCTACGCGGGCTGGCCCCGCGGCACCCGGGATCAGGACCAGAACGCGCACCTCCGGGTTGCGGTCATCCATGCCCCCTACCAGCGGGTCCTGGACCACTTCACGCAGGACGGCGCTGACCTGCTGCTGGCGGGCCACACCCATGGCGGGCAGCTCTGCATCCCCGGCTACGGCGCCCTGGTAGCCAACTGCGACCTCCCCACGTGGCGGGCAAAGGGACTCAACAACTGGGAAAGCAACGGACGCACGACGCCGGTCAACGTCTCCGGCGGCATCGGCACCTCCCGGTTCGCTCCCATCCGCATCGCCTGCAAACCCGAGGCTGTCCTGCTGACGCTGACCTCCCCCGAATAA
- a CDS encoding ABC transporter ATP-binding protein, which yields MAKQTSFFRSISRLYPHVRPIIPRLVLGLLCALLASLVALTIPQVLRVLVNESLTPGGASDAVWTAAVVILVLGIAEAGLVALRRQFVINPATTVETRMRVSMYGHLQDLTVSFHDRWGSGQLLSRAMTDLNFLRRWMAFGAIMLVVTTLTVVIGIVVMFSMSWQLALIFLAAAVPIMAYGFRFRTRFSKVARRSQDQAGDLATTVEESVHGIRVLKAFGRSREALENFNEQAQELRQTEIVKAKHQATFTLVVTLLPELALGSGLVVGVMLCASGQLSIGALVAFFATAAVIAAPVEFSGMLLAMALTAKSAVDRHFEVMDSVNTITSPPEPRTPSLLLGALSFNNATFAFEDAPDKPILTNINLDVRPGETMALVGITGSGKSALIQLVPRLYDVTDGSITIDRVDLRKFDVDDLRRVVGVAFEDTTLFSNSVRDNVLLGAPDRSEEALDEALDVAQAHFAYSLPEGVDTLIGEEGLSLSGGQRQRIALARAIAARPRVLVLDDPLSALDVHTEELVETRLRAVLKDTTTLIVAHRPSTVALADRVALLEDGRIAAVGTHTELLAHNPHYRYVIASLDQEPRDLDSELSELEDETKDSIL from the coding sequence ATGGCCAAGCAGACCTCATTTTTCAGATCCATCAGCCGCCTTTATCCTCACGTGAGGCCGATCATCCCCCGGCTGGTGTTGGGGCTCCTCTGCGCGCTCCTGGCCAGCCTTGTGGCGTTGACCATCCCGCAGGTGCTGCGGGTCCTCGTGAACGAGTCCCTTACCCCCGGCGGCGCGTCGGACGCCGTCTGGACTGCCGCCGTCGTCATCCTTGTCCTGGGCATCGCGGAAGCGGGACTCGTGGCCCTCCGCCGGCAGTTTGTGATTAACCCGGCCACCACCGTTGAAACCCGGATGCGGGTCTCGATGTACGGGCACCTGCAGGACCTGACCGTGTCCTTCCACGACCGCTGGGGCTCCGGCCAACTGCTGTCGCGCGCCATGACGGACCTGAACTTCCTGCGCCGCTGGATGGCGTTCGGTGCCATCATGCTGGTGGTCACCACGCTCACGGTGGTCATCGGCATTGTGGTCATGTTCTCCATGAGCTGGCAGCTGGCCCTGATCTTCCTGGCCGCGGCGGTGCCAATCATGGCCTACGGTTTCCGGTTCCGGACCCGCTTCAGCAAGGTGGCGCGCCGGAGCCAGGACCAGGCCGGCGACCTCGCCACCACGGTGGAGGAATCCGTCCACGGCATCCGTGTCCTGAAGGCCTTCGGCCGCAGCCGCGAGGCCCTGGAGAACTTCAACGAGCAGGCCCAGGAACTCCGCCAGACCGAGATCGTGAAGGCGAAGCACCAGGCGACGTTCACCCTGGTAGTCACCCTGCTGCCGGAACTCGCGCTCGGCTCCGGGCTGGTGGTGGGCGTGATGCTCTGCGCCAGTGGCCAGCTGAGCATCGGCGCGCTGGTGGCGTTCTTCGCCACCGCCGCCGTCATCGCGGCTCCCGTTGAATTCTCCGGCATGCTGCTGGCCATGGCACTCACCGCCAAATCCGCCGTCGACCGCCACTTCGAGGTCATGGATTCGGTCAACACCATCACCAGTCCCCCGGAGCCGCGCACCCCCTCGCTGCTGTTGGGCGCACTCAGCTTCAACAATGCCACGTTCGCGTTCGAGGACGCACCGGACAAACCGATCCTCACGAACATCAACCTGGACGTCCGGCCGGGCGAAACCATGGCACTGGTGGGCATCACGGGCAGCGGCAAGAGCGCTCTGATCCAGCTGGTCCCGCGCCTCTACGACGTTACCGACGGCTCCATCACCATTGACCGCGTGGACCTGCGCAAGTTCGACGTCGATGACCTCCGGCGCGTGGTGGGCGTCGCGTTCGAGGACACCACGCTGTTCTCCAATTCGGTCCGCGACAATGTGCTCCTCGGGGCACCGGACCGCAGCGAGGAAGCCCTGGACGAAGCCCTGGATGTGGCGCAGGCCCACTTCGCATACTCGCTGCCGGAGGGCGTGGACACACTCATCGGCGAGGAGGGCCTGAGCCTCTCCGGCGGGCAGCGGCAGCGGATTGCCCTGGCGCGGGCCATCGCGGCGCGGCCCCGGGTCCTGGTGCTGGACGACCCCCTGTCCGCCCTGGACGTGCACACCGAGGAGCTTGTGGAAACCCGGCTCCGCGCGGTCCTGAAGGACACCACCACGCTGATCGTCGCGCACCGCCCGTCCACCGTGGCGCTGGCGGACCGGGTGGCGCTGCTCGAGGACGGCCGGATTGCCGCCGTCGGAACCCACACGGAACTGCTGGCGCACAACCCCCATTACCGCTACGTCATCGCCAGCCTGGACCAGGAACCCCGGGACCTGGACTCGGAACTGTCCGAGCTTGAGGACGAGACAAAGGACAGCATCCTTTGA
- a CDS encoding ABC transporter ATP-binding protein: MSNATFGTANEDNTHLSKADSKTVRRRSLALLATLIRPVRLRFWLTIATVVLSQAARVAGPALIAFGIDHALPALQAGNNLPLVFTGVAYLLAAIATAGLTALYVTSTARLSQAMLLDLRVRVFRHTQRLSLEFHEKYTSGRIIARQTSDLEALRELLDSGVSSLASGLLFMVFTAVTVFALDWRSGLIVLAAGVPMYFLSRWYQKHSQIVFRESRVVSARLIVHFVETMTGIRAVKAFRKETENARKYGQLSEDYRLVTVRSINLNGIFQPGLVLIGNVCVAVVLLFGGFRVLGGDLAVGVLLALMLSTKRFFQPVDQMAMFYNSFQSAQAALEKVSGLLEEVPTVRPPKNPVALRDARGTIDFMGVEFGYGDGPVIIPTMDLHIPAGQTVALVGQTGAGKSTLAKLIARFYDVSSGSLTLDGVDLRSLTTTDLRRNIVMVTQEAFLFSGSVADNIALGRPEATRAEIEDAARAVGAHDFITELPEGYDTDVNKRGGRVSSGQRQLISFARAFLARPAVLILDEATSSLDIPSERLVQRGLARLLRATSDAGTSAGAPGSAAAGGSVGAGSAAAGSAAAGGGRTALIIAHRLSTVETADRVLVVHDGRVVEDGTPAELIGGGGRFADLHGAWKDSLV, from the coding sequence TTGAGCAACGCAACCTTCGGCACCGCCAATGAGGACAACACGCACCTCAGCAAGGCGGACAGCAAAACAGTACGACGGCGGTCGCTCGCCCTTTTGGCCACACTGATCCGTCCGGTGCGGCTCAGGTTCTGGCTGACCATCGCCACAGTGGTCCTGTCCCAGGCCGCGCGCGTGGCCGGGCCGGCCCTGATCGCTTTCGGCATCGACCACGCGCTCCCGGCACTGCAGGCAGGCAACAACCTCCCACTGGTGTTCACCGGCGTCGCCTATCTGCTCGCGGCTATCGCGACGGCGGGACTCACCGCCCTCTACGTCACCTCCACTGCGCGGCTCAGCCAGGCCATGCTGCTGGACCTGCGGGTCCGGGTCTTCCGGCACACCCAGCGCCTGAGCCTGGAGTTCCACGAAAAGTACACGTCCGGCCGGATCATCGCCCGTCAGACCTCGGACCTGGAGGCGCTGCGGGAACTCCTCGATTCCGGTGTCAGCTCCCTCGCCTCGGGCCTGCTGTTTATGGTCTTCACGGCGGTTACGGTATTTGCCCTGGACTGGCGCAGTGGGCTGATTGTGCTGGCGGCGGGCGTCCCCATGTACTTCCTGTCGCGCTGGTACCAGAAGCACTCCCAGATCGTGTTTCGCGAGTCCCGGGTGGTCTCCGCCCGGCTGATTGTGCACTTTGTGGAAACCATGACCGGGATCCGCGCGGTGAAGGCCTTCCGCAAGGAGACCGAGAACGCCCGGAAGTACGGCCAGCTGTCCGAGGACTACCGGCTGGTTACCGTGCGCTCCATCAACCTCAACGGCATATTCCAGCCCGGCCTGGTGCTGATCGGCAACGTCTGCGTGGCCGTGGTGCTGTTGTTCGGCGGGTTCCGTGTCCTTGGCGGGGACCTCGCCGTGGGCGTGCTGCTGGCGCTGATGCTTTCCACCAAGCGCTTTTTCCAGCCGGTGGACCAGATGGCCATGTTCTACAACTCGTTCCAGAGTGCCCAGGCGGCCTTGGAGAAGGTCTCCGGCCTGCTGGAAGAGGTTCCCACGGTCCGGCCGCCCAAGAACCCCGTGGCGCTCCGCGATGCCCGTGGCACCATCGACTTCATGGGTGTGGAGTTCGGCTACGGCGACGGCCCGGTCATCATTCCCACCATGGACCTGCACATCCCCGCCGGCCAGACGGTGGCCCTGGTGGGGCAGACCGGTGCTGGAAAATCCACGCTGGCCAAGCTGATCGCCCGATTCTACGACGTCTCCTCCGGTTCCCTGACCCTGGACGGCGTGGACCTGCGCAGCCTGACCACCACGGACCTGCGCCGGAACATCGTGATGGTCACCCAGGAGGCGTTCCTGTTCAGCGGCTCCGTGGCGGACAACATTGCCCTGGGCCGGCCGGAGGCAACCCGGGCGGAAATCGAGGACGCTGCCCGGGCCGTGGGCGCCCATGATTTCATTACCGAGCTCCCCGAAGGCTATGACACGGATGTCAACAAGCGCGGCGGCCGGGTGTCCTCCGGCCAACGGCAGCTGATCAGCTTCGCCCGGGCGTTCCTTGCCCGGCCGGCGGTGCTGATCCTGGACGAGGCCACCTCGTCCCTGGACATCCCCTCCGAGCGGCTCGTCCAGCGCGGCCTGGCTCGCCTCCTGCGGGCGACGTCCGACGCCGGCACTTCCGCAGGTGCGCCGGGCTCAGCTGCTGCGGGTGGCTCAGTGGGTGCCGGCTCAGCCGCAGCCGGGTCTGCTGCTGCCGGCGGCGGCCGGACAGCACTGATCATCGCGCACCGCCTCTCCACCGTTGAAACAGCCGACCGCGTCCTGGTGGTCCACGACGGCCGCGTGGTCGAGGACGGGACTCCTGCAGAACTCATTGGCGGCGGCGGACGCTTCGCAGACCTCCACGGCGCCTGGAAGGACTCCCTGGTCTGA
- a CDS encoding helix-turn-helix transcriptional regulator: MGNGFGEKLRAERLERGLTQAELGKDLYSPSYISLLETGRREPTAEVIEELARRLELAPKALEAWSQPITVSDAEYVLAGLYARQAWDLRDYPLAATHAANAAQIALEGRNTSAWWNMTYMQAECLIKQGNWQECQKIMQHLLEHPMATESAGLAVRARQMLAAICQGQGQLSTAVEHALAAVQLCGQLPNGATLIIGAYRALIGALAESGRLDEAWKYCQAMNDEMDEHSMSQLAGEVAWVIGNVAFMRHDYPEGIKYHERAARMLSPANDIDLWARFNKASAAVRLSSGIVEPETLSSIERAELALSIVGGNKSDQLEVAFIRARWLYLTGDIVAAINKLREIHEESGALAKHTAGEVSLLLGKSLKAAGESDEALVYLEEAQKAFSAAGASDRVQQSLDAVLEIRLAQQRAAAAAKAVKAS; encoded by the coding sequence GTGGGCAACGGATTCGGGGAGAAGCTCCGCGCGGAGCGTCTCGAACGTGGGCTGACACAGGCTGAACTGGGCAAGGACCTGTATTCCCCCAGTTATATCTCCCTCCTCGAAACCGGCCGCCGTGAGCCGACGGCCGAAGTGATCGAAGAACTCGCCCGCAGGCTGGAGCTTGCGCCCAAGGCGCTGGAAGCCTGGAGCCAGCCCATCACCGTCAGCGACGCCGAGTACGTCCTGGCCGGCCTCTACGCGCGCCAGGCCTGGGATCTCAGGGACTACCCGTTGGCTGCCACCCACGCAGCCAACGCAGCCCAGATAGCCCTGGAGGGCAGGAATACCAGCGCGTGGTGGAACATGACCTACATGCAGGCCGAATGCCTGATCAAACAGGGCAACTGGCAGGAATGCCAAAAGATCATGCAGCACCTCCTGGAGCACCCGATGGCCACCGAGTCTGCCGGCCTGGCCGTCCGTGCCCGCCAGATGCTCGCCGCTATCTGCCAGGGACAGGGCCAGCTGAGCACCGCCGTGGAGCATGCACTGGCGGCCGTCCAACTTTGTGGCCAACTGCCCAACGGTGCCACCCTGATCATCGGCGCCTACCGTGCGCTGATCGGTGCACTGGCGGAAAGCGGCCGCCTGGACGAGGCCTGGAAGTACTGCCAGGCCATGAATGACGAGATGGACGAGCACTCAATGTCCCAGCTCGCCGGCGAGGTTGCCTGGGTGATCGGCAACGTGGCCTTTATGCGGCACGATTATCCAGAGGGCATCAAGTACCACGAGCGCGCCGCCCGGATGCTGTCGCCCGCCAATGACATCGATCTCTGGGCCCGTTTCAACAAGGCTTCTGCCGCCGTCCGGCTGTCCTCCGGAATCGTTGAACCGGAAACACTTTCCAGCATCGAGCGCGCCGAGCTGGCCCTGTCCATTGTGGGCGGCAACAAGAGCGACCAGCTCGAAGTTGCGTTCATCCGCGCCCGCTGGCTGTATCTCACCGGTGACATCGTGGCTGCTATCAACAAACTCCGGGAAATACACGAGGAATCCGGTGCGCTGGCCAAGCACACGGCCGGGGAAGTTTCACTCCTGCTGGGCAAGTCGCTAAAGGCTGCCGGCGAGTCCGACGAAGCACTGGTCTACCTCGAAGAGGCACAGAAGGCCTTCAGTGCCGCGGGAGCCTCGGACCGAGTCCAGCAGTCACTGGACGCGGTCCTCGAAATCAGGCTCGCCCAGCAGAGAGCCGCAGCAGCGGCGAAAGCCGTCAAAGCAAGCTAG
- a CDS encoding phosphoribosylaminoimidazolesuccinocarboxamide synthase, which produces MTENSAQEAQKPRGFSTETLDLPGWTHVYSGKVRDLYEPADEAIRQQVGQDCVLVVASDRISAYDHVLASEIPDKGRILTQLSLWWFDQLDVVHHVLASTVEDGVPAAVEGRAMICRKLDMFPVECIARGYLTGTGLLEYKAKGTVCEIPLPPGLVDGSRLEQAIFTPSAKAEVGEHDENISYNDVVAMVGDDIAARLSELTLKIYTGAEKIARERGIILADTKVEFGYDAVSGTITLGDEVLTPDSSRFWDAATYEPGKAQPSYDKQYVRDWLTSAESGWDKNSDAAPPALPADVVARTRSRYIEAYEKITGRTFS; this is translated from the coding sequence ATGACTGAGAACTCCGCCCAGGAAGCACAGAAGCCGCGCGGCTTCAGCACCGAAACCTTGGACCTGCCGGGCTGGACGCACGTTTACTCCGGCAAGGTCCGCGACCTCTACGAACCGGCGGACGAAGCCATCCGCCAGCAGGTGGGCCAGGACTGTGTCCTGGTGGTGGCAAGCGACCGCATCAGCGCCTACGACCACGTGCTGGCCAGCGAAATCCCGGACAAGGGCCGCATCCTCACGCAGTTGAGCCTGTGGTGGTTCGACCAGCTTGACGTGGTCCACCATGTGCTGGCATCCACGGTGGAAGACGGCGTCCCGGCGGCCGTGGAAGGCCGCGCGATGATCTGCCGGAAGCTGGACATGTTCCCGGTGGAATGCATCGCCCGCGGCTACCTCACCGGCACCGGACTGCTGGAGTATAAGGCCAAGGGGACGGTCTGCGAGATTCCGCTGCCGCCGGGCCTGGTGGACGGATCCCGACTGGAACAGGCCATCTTCACACCGTCCGCGAAGGCCGAGGTGGGCGAGCACGACGAGAACATCTCCTACAACGATGTTGTGGCCATGGTGGGGGATGACATCGCCGCACGCCTCAGCGAGCTGACCCTGAAGATCTACACCGGCGCCGAGAAGATCGCCCGCGAACGCGGCATCATCCTGGCCGATACCAAGGTGGAGTTCGGCTACGACGCCGTGTCCGGGACCATCACCCTGGGTGACGAGGTCCTGACACCGGATTCCTCGCGTTTCTGGGATGCAGCCACTTATGAGCCGGGGAAGGCGCAGCCCTCGTACGACAAGCAGTATGTGCGCGACTGGCTGACGTCGGCCGAATCAGGCTGGGACAAGAACTCCGACGCGGCACCGCCCGCCCTGCCGGCAGACGTTGTGGCCCGCACGCGCAGCCGCTACATCGAGGCCTACGAAAAGATCACGGGCAGGACGTTCTCCTAG